A genomic segment from Lignipirellula cremea encodes:
- a CDS encoding S8 family serine peptidase codes for MPRPRSFTFEKLEEKLALTAQALTSISDEAAQLVLEQHVTATLAEAHDETGVSYVHETYGFTGQGQTVAVIDSGIAWDHYALGGGYGEDFRVVGGFDFAEGDNDPFDDGPIGFHGTHVSGIIGSSDKIHTGVAPGVDLAGLRVFDDLGNGNLKWVEEALQWVHENRHTFASEITTVNLSLGVDWNSDNTPSWATLEEEFALLEKDGIFISVSAGNAFAKYGVAGVSYPAASQYVTPVASVGPDGELSDFSQRNDRVIAAPGEKISSTVPASLFGLLGPSQNFAQASGTSMAAPYVAGASTLVREAMEFAGYGVINQDVIYDHIRETADLVYDSATNAYYHRLNLGRAIDQLLPDDYGSSTVDAYAWKGMTDGASLKGSIERLADKDYFTFTATQTGTAAFALDDGGHASWIAAGGTIAGDLLTLDVKAGSSYVIGVQGDGSGLSHYVVDVTVEAAAAPMVDWGMVAAATFENEEVAGEKWFTAAAAHNGVLTVEATFAQARGDVSLRIYDAEGNLLQAATDASGYQRVDVQATAGGTYQVQVVGTNTDVDFRTTNLVQRSGSVLTIHGTSGNEVVTVSAAGKVAVHGVSYQYASGSLSQIRVDGAGGQDKITLTGTSGSDTAELRLGNTVLSGAGYSINATRFETVVVNGAGGDDTARLYDTSGADVFTAAPGSVKMQGPGYLHQAVGFEKAMAYADAGGIDAARFYDSTGNDRFVARANLRDAFLTTATSYNYASGFESNAAFAAKGGNDTAEFFAPANDFQWSSNTSQSRLGASVGTYQASAFDSSNLVTTSKTTAVLDAVTFGGDASPAKVGAGTLWGDDYIAVDSSQSYQLSGWAQSGDGNGGAIDSTARQYLGFASYDADGNLIEPLNVVKNHGATDTSLARDLKPGDRYIYLNDATGWSNGGADHTRSLAWYGYTNKQGETYDDFTYTRNVLSDAWDAGDVNLKLNRIELKTAWTGPALSAGDAIRNAARSATYNYAALSSGQVGQEWTQYSATVQGEGLAANQFRPGTEYIKVIAVTNYGETGPAANQINWSEVAWSNSQEQEFHGGQQIDLRASSEKGDIAYSWTQTSGPVVALANPYTSQASFTTPRFPIGYELEFEVSIAGSRARTETVSITVDPPTSPGGGGVTAALDAVTFRGDSNPSVVGRGTLWGDDYIAIDSSQSYQLSGWAQSGDGNGGGIDSTARQYLGFASYDVDGNLIHPLNVLKYKGAADTSLASDLKPGDRYIYLNDASGWSNGGADHTRSLAWYGYTNGQGETYDDFTYTRNVLVNAWDAGDVNLKLNRIELKSAWAGPALSAGDAIRNAASSATYNYAALSGDQVGSEWTQYSASIQGEGLAANQFRPGTEYIRVIALTNYYEAGPASNQINWSEVAWSNATPQTFYAGEPVDLQAADDGPGLSYRWTQVSGPTVALDGTNTDKLSFTAPNLTAPVDLQFQVDIKGGIAPVNETVFIRVLPQPAPSALIAALAETDFDPIPNLAPSESPWEEAAVQFWTHWENQSQLDNGYTPSAASPVGPAIGSKLSDDTPSKQFVQASTPQTADDLLAATPFYSVASDDGPLAAASSETDPVTSAPLADRAPREKEEQETENQAHDADA; via the coding sequence ATGCCCCGTCCTCGTTCGTTTACGTTTGAAAAGCTCGAAGAAAAGCTGGCGCTGACGGCGCAAGCGCTGACTTCCATCTCCGACGAGGCGGCCCAGCTGGTGCTGGAACAGCATGTCACCGCCACGCTGGCCGAGGCCCATGACGAAACGGGTGTGAGCTACGTCCACGAAACTTACGGGTTTACCGGCCAGGGGCAAACGGTCGCTGTGATCGACAGCGGCATCGCCTGGGATCACTATGCCCTGGGCGGAGGCTACGGCGAGGATTTTCGCGTGGTCGGCGGCTTCGACTTTGCCGAAGGCGATAACGATCCGTTCGACGACGGCCCGATCGGATTCCATGGCACCCATGTTTCCGGCATTATCGGCAGTAGCGATAAAATCCATACCGGCGTAGCGCCCGGAGTCGATCTGGCGGGCTTGCGCGTCTTCGATGACCTGGGCAATGGCAATCTGAAATGGGTCGAAGAGGCATTGCAATGGGTGCACGAAAATCGACATACCTTTGCGAGCGAGATCACGACGGTGAATCTCTCGCTGGGCGTCGACTGGAATTCCGACAACACGCCCAGCTGGGCGACGCTGGAAGAGGAGTTCGCCCTGCTGGAAAAAGACGGCATCTTTATTTCCGTCTCCGCCGGTAACGCGTTCGCCAAATACGGCGTCGCCGGGGTCAGTTATCCGGCCGCCAGCCAGTACGTGACGCCCGTCGCCAGTGTCGGCCCCGACGGCGAACTGAGCGACTTCAGCCAGCGGAACGATCGCGTCATCGCCGCGCCGGGAGAGAAAATCTCCAGCACCGTGCCGGCCTCGCTGTTTGGCTTGCTAGGGCCTTCGCAGAACTTTGCCCAGGCCAGCGGCACCAGCATGGCCGCGCCGTACGTCGCGGGGGCCAGCACGCTCGTCCGCGAAGCAATGGAATTCGCCGGCTATGGCGTCATCAACCAGGATGTCATCTACGATCATATCCGTGAGACGGCCGACCTGGTCTATGACTCGGCCACTAACGCGTACTATCACAGACTTAATCTGGGTCGGGCGATCGACCAGCTGCTGCCCGACGACTACGGCTCCAGCACCGTCGACGCTTACGCCTGGAAAGGGATGACCGACGGAGCCTCGCTCAAGGGATCGATCGAGCGGCTGGCCGACAAGGATTACTTCACCTTTACCGCGACACAGACCGGCACGGCCGCGTTCGCGCTGGACGATGGCGGTCATGCGTCCTGGATCGCCGCCGGCGGAACGATTGCGGGGGACCTGCTGACCCTGGATGTCAAAGCCGGTTCTTCCTACGTGATCGGCGTGCAGGGCGACGGCTCGGGCCTCTCCCATTATGTGGTCGATGTCACCGTCGAGGCGGCCGCCGCACCGATGGTCGACTGGGGCATGGTCGCGGCCGCCACGTTTGAGAACGAAGAGGTCGCTGGCGAAAAATGGTTCACTGCGGCGGCGGCCCACAACGGGGTGCTGACGGTCGAAGCGACCTTCGCCCAGGCCCGCGGCGATGTCAGCCTGCGGATCTACGACGCCGAGGGAAATCTGCTCCAGGCCGCGACCGACGCCAGCGGCTACCAGCGGGTTGATGTCCAGGCGACTGCCGGCGGCACGTACCAGGTGCAGGTGGTCGGCACGAACACCGATGTCGATTTCCGCACGACGAACCTGGTCCAGCGCAGCGGTTCCGTGCTGACGATCCATGGCACCAGCGGGAATGAGGTCGTCACCGTTTCCGCGGCAGGCAAGGTCGCCGTGCATGGCGTTTCCTACCAGTACGCCAGCGGCTCGCTGTCGCAAATCCGCGTCGACGGCGCTGGCGGCCAGGACAAGATCACGCTCACCGGAACCAGCGGATCCGATACGGCCGAACTGCGACTGGGGAACACCGTTCTCTCCGGCGCCGGATACAGCATTAACGCGACGCGGTTTGAAACGGTGGTCGTCAACGGCGCAGGCGGCGACGACACGGCTCGCCTGTACGATACGTCCGGCGCCGATGTTTTCACAGCAGCGCCAGGCTCGGTCAAAATGCAAGGCCCCGGCTACCTGCACCAGGCCGTCGGTTTTGAAAAGGCGATGGCCTACGCCGACGCCGGCGGTATCGATGCGGCCCGTTTCTATGATTCGACCGGCAACGATCGGTTCGTCGCCCGGGCCAACCTGCGGGACGCATTTCTGACGACGGCGACCTCCTACAACTACGCCTCGGGATTCGAATCCAACGCCGCCTTCGCCGCCAAAGGCGGCAACGACACGGCCGAGTTTTTCGCACCGGCCAACGACTTCCAATGGTCCAGCAACACTTCGCAGTCGCGACTTGGCGCGTCGGTTGGAACCTACCAGGCTTCTGCCTTTGATTCCAGCAATCTGGTCACCACATCAAAAACAACAGCCGTGCTGGACGCCGTCACGTTTGGCGGCGACGCCAGCCCGGCGAAGGTCGGTGCGGGAACGCTCTGGGGCGACGATTATATCGCCGTCGATTCCAGCCAGTCGTACCAGCTTTCGGGCTGGGCCCAGTCGGGAGACGGCAACGGCGGAGCGATCGACTCGACCGCGCGGCAGTACCTGGGCTTCGCTTCGTACGACGCGGACGGGAACCTGATTGAGCCGCTTAACGTCGTCAAGAATCACGGGGCGACCGATACGTCGCTGGCCCGCGATCTCAAGCCGGGCGATCGCTACATCTATCTCAACGACGCAACCGGCTGGAGCAACGGCGGGGCGGATCACACCCGGTCCCTGGCCTGGTACGGCTATACGAACAAACAGGGCGAAACCTACGACGACTTCACTTACACGCGCAATGTGCTGTCCGACGCCTGGGACGCGGGCGATGTGAACCTGAAGCTCAACCGGATTGAACTGAAAACGGCCTGGACCGGGCCCGCCTTGTCAGCCGGCGACGCCATTCGGAACGCGGCCCGCAGCGCGACTTATAACTACGCCGCCCTGAGCAGCGGCCAGGTCGGCCAGGAATGGACCCAGTATTCCGCCACGGTCCAGGGAGAAGGACTCGCCGCCAACCAGTTCCGCCCTGGCACGGAATACATCAAAGTGATCGCCGTGACCAACTACGGGGAAACGGGACCCGCCGCGAACCAGATCAACTGGAGCGAGGTCGCCTGGAGCAACAGCCAGGAGCAGGAATTCCACGGCGGTCAGCAAATCGACCTGAGGGCGTCGTCAGAAAAAGGCGACATCGCTTATTCCTGGACCCAGACTTCGGGGCCTGTGGTCGCACTTGCAAACCCCTACACGTCGCAAGCCTCCTTCACGACTCCGCGGTTTCCGATCGGCTATGAGCTGGAGTTCGAAGTGTCGATTGCCGGCTCCCGGGCTCGGACAGAAACGGTAAGCATCACGGTTGACCCGCCCACTTCACCCGGGGGCGGCGGAGTGACGGCCGCCCTGGACGCGGTGACCTTCCGCGGTGACAGCAATCCGTCAGTCGTTGGCAGGGGAACACTCTGGGGCGACGATTATATTGCTATCGATTCCAGCCAGTCCTATCAGCTCTCAGGCTGGGCCCAGTCGGGCGACGGCAATGGCGGGGGAATCGATTCCACCGCGAGGCAATACCTGGGCTTCGCCTCTTACGATGTCGACGGCAACCTGATTCATCCCCTGAACGTCCTTAAATACAAGGGAGCCGCCGATACGTCGCTGGCCAGCGATCTGAAGCCGGGGGATCGCTACATTTATCTCAACGACGCTTCAGGCTGGAGCAACGGCGGAGCAGACCACACCCGTTCGCTGGCGTGGTATGGCTACACCAACGGGCAAGGGGAAACGTACGACGATTTTACGTATACCCGGAATGTTCTGGTCAACGCCTGGGATGCGGGCGACGTGAACCTGAAGCTCAATCGGATTGAATTGAAATCGGCCTGGGCAGGGCCCGCCTTGTCGGCAGGCGATGCGATTCGGAACGCGGCCAGCAGCGCGACTTATAATTACGCCGCATTGAGCGGCGACCAGGTCGGGAGCGAGTGGACCCAGTACTCGGCCAGCATCCAAGGGGAAGGGCTCGCCGCGAACCAGTTCCGCCCCGGTACGGAATATATCAGGGTCATCGCTCTGACCAACTACTATGAAGCCGGCCCCGCCTCCAACCAGATCAACTGGAGCGAGGTCGCCTGGAGCAACGCAACCCCCCAGACGTTCTACGCCGGCGAACCGGTGGATCTCCAGGCGGCTGATGACGGGCCGGGCCTGAGCTATCGCTGGACCCAGGTTTCCGGACCGACAGTCGCCCTGGACGGGACGAACACCGATAAGCTGAGTTTCACAGCGCCGAATCTCACGGCGCCGGTCGATCTCCAATTCCAGGTCGACATCAAAGGCGGAATTGCTCCCGTGAACGAAACCGTGTTCATTCGTGTGTTGCCCCAGCCAGCGCCTTCCGCGTTAATAGCGGCGCTGGCCGAGACCGACTTCGACCCGATCCCGAACCTGGCTCCGAGCGAGTCACCTTGGGAAGAAGCGGCTGTCCAGTTCTGGACGCACTGGGAAAACCAGTCGCAACTGGATAACGGCTATACCCCGTCAGCCGCGTCGCCAGTCGGCCCGGCGATCGGTTCCAAACTGTCGGACGATACCCCGTCCAAGCAGTTCGTCCAGGCATCCACGCCGCAAACTGCGGACGACCTGCTCGCGGCGACTCCCTTCTATTCGGTTGCTTCGGATGACGGCCCGCTGGCCGCTGCGTCGTCGGAAACCGACCCGGTCACTTCCGCGCCGCTGGCCGATCGGGCGCCACGGGAGAAAGAGGAGCAGGAAACGGAAAACCAGGCACACGACGCCGACGCCTGA
- a CDS encoding thioredoxin family protein — protein sequence MRILQRTFVRVLALLLAVFAARSLSAAAPTVIGKTVENFQLSTHRGQPWELADTADQKLVALVFLGTECPLAKLYGPRLADLHKTYADQGVAFVGVNANAQDSITELTAYAQKHAIPFPLLKDPGNRVADQIGAERTPEVFLLDQDRKIRYHGRIDDQYGVGYSRDHAQRRDLAEAIQELLAGKQVSVPETAPIGCFIGRTRLTEPHGDITYTNQISRLFNQHCVECHRAGEIAPFPLTAYEDILGWEETILEVIDENRMPPWFANPQHGAFRNDTRLSAAEKTLLHQWVKNGMPEGDPDQLPAPPQFAAGWRMPEPDQVVAMRAEPYAVPAEGVVDYQYFLADPSWDEDKYIVAAEARPDNRAVVHHIIVYVVPPGSQDAKPRGRSILVGYAPGSQPMLLTDGVAVHVPAGCRLVFEVHYTPNGSPQADRSSVGFRFTTKDQVKKQLHGRLAVNTRFRIPPGAASHQVTAEYQSRQDEVLLEMTPHMHLRGKAFRYEAIYPSGQREILLDVPHYDFNWQLGYQLAEPKRLPQGTRIQCTAWFDNSEDNLVNPDPTAEVRWGDQSWEEMMIGFLSVVDPDPAPDAAADEPHPLQINPGADPVGVWRWKRDGAPHQLTLQLDDDKLSGVIEIVGRGKWSIQQAALADNQLTFQVVPPEFAGQVLLEFDAVVGAKTLQGNLKYSVRTTGQSRTLPWTAERAAD from the coding sequence ATGAGAATCCTCCAGCGGACGTTCGTCCGCGTGCTGGCCTTGCTGCTTGCTGTCTTTGCCGCACGTTCGCTGTCGGCGGCCGCTCCCACCGTCATTGGCAAAACGGTCGAGAACTTCCAGCTGTCGACCCATCGCGGCCAGCCCTGGGAACTGGCCGATACAGCCGACCAGAAACTGGTCGCCCTGGTTTTCCTGGGGACCGAATGTCCGCTGGCGAAGCTCTATGGCCCGCGACTGGCGGACCTGCACAAAACGTACGCCGACCAGGGCGTTGCGTTTGTCGGCGTGAATGCCAATGCCCAGGACAGCATCACGGAGCTCACCGCCTACGCCCAGAAACATGCGATTCCGTTCCCGCTGCTCAAAGACCCGGGCAACCGGGTGGCCGATCAGATCGGAGCCGAGCGGACGCCGGAAGTCTTTTTGCTCGACCAGGATCGCAAAATCCGTTACCACGGACGAATTGACGACCAGTACGGCGTCGGCTATTCCCGCGACCACGCCCAGCGCCGGGACCTGGCCGAGGCGATCCAGGAGCTGCTCGCCGGCAAGCAGGTCTCCGTCCCCGAAACCGCGCCGATCGGCTGCTTCATCGGCCGCACGCGGCTGACCGAACCGCATGGCGATATCACCTACACCAACCAGATTTCTCGTCTGTTCAACCAGCATTGCGTGGAGTGCCACCGGGCCGGCGAGATCGCCCCCTTCCCGCTGACCGCCTATGAGGACATCCTCGGCTGGGAAGAAACGATCCTCGAAGTCATCGACGAGAATCGCATGCCGCCCTGGTTTGCCAATCCCCAGCATGGCGCGTTCCGCAACGACACCCGACTTTCGGCCGCCGAGAAAACCTTGCTGCATCAGTGGGTCAAAAACGGCATGCCCGAGGGCGATCCGGACCAGTTGCCTGCCCCGCCCCAGTTCGCCGCCGGCTGGCGGATGCCGGAACCGGACCAGGTGGTCGCCATGCGGGCCGAGCCCTATGCGGTGCCTGCCGAGGGCGTGGTCGATTACCAGTACTTCCTGGCCGATCCGTCCTGGGACGAAGACAAGTACATTGTGGCCGCCGAAGCCCGGCCCGATAACCGTGCGGTCGTCCACCATATTATTGTCTATGTCGTGCCGCCCGGCTCCCAGGACGCCAAACCGCGGGGCCGCAGCATCCTGGTCGGCTACGCCCCCGGCTCCCAGCCGATGCTGCTCACCGACGGCGTCGCCGTGCATGTGCCGGCCGGCTGCAGGCTCGTGTTTGAGGTGCACTACACGCCGAACGGCTCGCCCCAGGCGGACCGCAGCAGCGTCGGCTTCCGCTTCACCACCAAAGACCAGGTCAAGAAACAGCTGCACGGCCGGCTGGCGGTGAACACCCGCTTCCGCATTCCGCCCGGCGCGGCCAGCCACCAGGTGACGGCCGAATACCAGTCCCGCCAGGACGAAGTCCTGCTGGAAATGACGCCCCACATGCACCTCCGCGGCAAGGCGTTTCGCTATGAAGCGATCTACCCCTCCGGCCAGCGGGAGATCCTGCTCGACGTGCCGCATTACGACTTCAACTGGCAACTGGGCTACCAGCTGGCCGAACCGAAACGGCTCCCGCAAGGCACACGGATTCAATGCACGGCCTGGTTTGACAATTCGGAAGACAATCTCGTCAATCCCGACCCGACGGCCGAAGTCCGCTGGGGGGACCAGAGCTGGGAGGAAATGATGATCGGATTCCTCAGCGTCGTGGATCCCGACCCGGCGCCGGACGCGGCCGCCGACGAGCCGCATCCGCTGCAGATCAACCCGGGCGCCGATCCGGTCGGCGTGTGGCGCTGGAAGCGCGACGGGGCCCCGCATCAGCTGACGCTGCAGCTCGACGACGACAAACTGTCCGGCGTGATCGAAATCGTCGGCCGCGGCAAATGGTCGATCCAGCAGGCCGCCCTCGCCGACAACCAGCTGACGTTCCAGGTCGTCCCGCCGGAGTTCGCCGGCCAGGTTCTGCTCGAATTCGACGCCGTCGTCGGCGCCAAAACGCTCCAAGGCAACCTGAAGTACAGCGTGCGCACCACCGGCCAGAGCCGCACCCTGCCCTGGACGGCCGAGCGCGCGGCCGACTGA
- a CDS encoding DUF1549 domain-containing protein codes for MSRNPALPCPSLPSCGMLLLALLAAGVTLTARSSQAEPPAGKAVMLTDDDWRQASRQPITSAEIDALVNQELQARRLEPAPLTTDEQFLRRASLDLTGQLPPPATIRAFVASEDPAKRAQLVDQLLDSDDHARHWARFWRDVVSVRITNRRSMGLTRSFEEWLFEQFRDEQSWGDITRRIVTAQGELRFTLNTPTAENGQLFFLVAHDSDEAEERAAETSRVFLGIQIQCAQCHDHPSEPWNRIQFHEMAAYFSRIKYEQLFDDKKLAGVQLVVTPDREHQMVSLEDPDSFTLTHPRFLDGQAPGVNLDDQHRRESLADLIVDPENHWFAAAYVNRITAELLGQPFYPHVDDLGPRKEVVFPALLTRMTGSFRGTNYDMKALFRAILNSQTYQRQIRPGDPAGQPAYFAAAVTKRLRPDTQWDSLVHVLGKIEHGARFHTGSGRRFNLSFLEGRFRTEFDFDPSLDEVEVQGTIPQTLLMMNNLKLHQRVAIGHTTLLKQVLKDFAEDGPAVEHLYLLALARQPTDQERARCSDYLAAAPTREEAFEDLLWALVNSTEFQTRR; via the coding sequence ATGTCGCGAAACCCCGCCCTGCCCTGCCCTTCGCTTCCTTCCTGCGGGATGCTTCTGCTCGCGCTGCTGGCCGCCGGAGTCACGCTGACGGCCCGCTCCAGCCAGGCGGAACCGCCAGCCGGGAAAGCGGTCATGCTGACAGACGACGACTGGCGGCAGGCCTCCCGCCAGCCAATCACTTCGGCCGAGATCGACGCCCTGGTCAATCAGGAGCTGCAGGCCCGCCGGCTGGAGCCCGCCCCGCTGACGACCGATGAGCAGTTCCTCCGCCGGGCGAGCCTGGACCTGACCGGCCAGCTGCCGCCGCCCGCAACGATCCGGGCCTTTGTCGCCAGCGAGGATCCGGCCAAACGAGCGCAGCTGGTCGACCAGCTGCTGGACAGCGACGACCATGCCCGGCACTGGGCCCGTTTTTGGCGCGATGTCGTGTCGGTGCGGATCACCAACCGCCGCAGCATGGGCCTGACCCGCAGTTTTGAAGAATGGCTGTTTGAACAATTCCGGGACGAACAAAGCTGGGGCGACATCACCCGGCGGATTGTCACGGCCCAGGGGGAGCTGCGGTTCACCCTCAATACGCCCACGGCCGAGAACGGCCAGCTGTTCTTCCTGGTCGCGCACGACAGCGACGAAGCAGAAGAAAGGGCGGCCGAAACGTCCCGCGTGTTCCTCGGCATCCAGATCCAGTGCGCCCAGTGCCACGACCATCCCAGCGAACCCTGGAACCGGATCCAGTTCCATGAAATGGCGGCTTATTTCTCGCGGATCAAATACGAGCAGCTGTTTGACGACAAGAAACTCGCCGGCGTGCAGCTGGTCGTGACGCCGGATCGCGAACACCAGATGGTCAGCCTGGAGGATCCCGATTCCTTCACGTTGACGCATCCCCGCTTTCTCGACGGCCAGGCGCCGGGCGTCAATCTGGACGACCAGCACCGGCGGGAATCGCTGGCCGATTTGATCGTCGACCCGGAGAACCACTGGTTCGCCGCGGCCTACGTGAACCGCATTACGGCTGAACTTCTGGGCCAGCCGTTCTACCCGCATGTGGACGACCTGGGCCCGCGGAAAGAGGTCGTCTTCCCGGCCCTGCTGACCCGCATGACGGGCTCCTTTCGCGGGACCAACTACGATATGAAAGCCCTGTTCCGCGCCATCCTGAACAGCCAGACCTACCAGCGTCAGATCCGCCCCGGCGATCCGGCTGGCCAGCCCGCGTACTTTGCCGCCGCCGTGACAAAACGACTGCGGCCCGATACGCAGTGGGATTCGCTCGTACATGTGCTGGGAAAAATCGAACACGGCGCCCGGTTCCATACCGGCAGCGGCCGGCGGTTCAACCTTAGCTTTCTCGAAGGCCGGTTCCGCACGGAGTTTGATTTTGATCCGTCGCTTGACGAAGTCGAGGTCCAGGGGACGATCCCGCAAACGCTGCTGATGATGAACAACCTGAAGCTGCACCAGCGGGTGGCGATCGGCCATACGACGCTGCTCAAACAGGTCCTGAAAGATTTTGCAGAAGACGGCCCCGCCGTCGAACACCTGTACCTGCTGGCCCTGGCCCGCCAGCCGACGGATCAGGAACGGGCCCGCTGCAGCGACTACTTGGCCGCCGCCCCGACCCGCGAAGAAGCGTTTGAAGATCTGCTCTGGGCGCTGGTCAACTCGACCGAGTTCCAGACCCGGCGCTAA
- a CDS encoding CBS domain-containing protein has product MALVLASTTILGSTVERTFTKVTRSASELSLHGASDAVGSSSSVVERQETSKPFWLRLVVFAMMCVAALIAVGTGWTMLNRSDRAAGGEKPEIPSRRAPIKENVLLTRLNVKKELLWKQLLADHDLLLKNRIEVRHVMTRDPISIRPSTSGQEMAKLFSRHDIAHLLVRDNEGRFLGAVKEIDHQANPEQRAESLLKPWPVSVESHTTLGAAISKLMEQDSSLLPVVDNDKLCGLLTPTDLVLTLHCSLQLWVRIALTMESNTSNVEQLESANNSIDEAACDLKQRVRRLPDQIKSTLKSGDARSLVADINEMSSSLEQLMSRLEVVQSQIRQQSSQLADLKDPAPDAATGAASREELDRILRRLSESSGASRQKFSLILFVAADYQRLLEDEGRESADEYMRLTVRAISRTLQAQDHIARYREDTFAIVLPGADSGEAQNLCRRLTAIVLEDQSPNPMSRPTLNLVSPRAKESLHDLLQRAEAGCPRPATAKLDYLAGSTNWE; this is encoded by the coding sequence TTGGCATTGGTCCTGGCCAGTACAACGATTCTGGGATCTACGGTCGAGCGCACCTTTACCAAAGTGACGCGTTCCGCATCGGAATTATCGCTGCACGGCGCTAGCGACGCGGTGGGAAGCAGCTCAAGCGTCGTCGAGCGACAGGAAACGAGCAAGCCTTTTTGGCTGCGTCTGGTTGTCTTTGCCATGATGTGCGTAGCGGCGCTGATCGCAGTCGGGACCGGCTGGACGATGCTTAATCGTTCTGACAGGGCGGCAGGCGGGGAGAAGCCCGAAATTCCCAGTCGCCGTGCGCCGATAAAAGAGAATGTTCTACTGACCAGGCTCAACGTCAAGAAGGAGCTGCTCTGGAAGCAGTTGCTTGCGGACCACGACCTGCTTCTCAAGAACCGTATCGAGGTTCGCCACGTGATGACGCGTGATCCGATTTCTATCAGGCCGTCGACCTCAGGCCAGGAGATGGCGAAACTCTTCTCGCGCCATGACATAGCCCACCTGTTGGTGCGCGACAACGAAGGGCGTTTTCTCGGCGCCGTCAAGGAAATTGACCATCAGGCAAATCCGGAGCAACGAGCCGAGTCTCTGCTGAAGCCGTGGCCGGTGTCGGTCGAATCCCACACAACGCTGGGTGCGGCGATCTCCAAACTGATGGAGCAAGATTCATCGTTGCTCCCCGTGGTCGACAATGACAAACTATGCGGCTTGCTCACCCCGACCGATCTGGTGCTCACACTTCATTGCAGCTTGCAACTCTGGGTCCGAATTGCGCTAACCATGGAAAGCAATACCTCGAATGTCGAGCAGTTGGAATCCGCCAACAACTCGATTGACGAGGCAGCGTGCGATTTGAAGCAGCGCGTACGACGCCTTCCCGACCAGATCAAATCGACGCTCAAGTCGGGCGACGCCAGGTCGCTGGTCGCCGACATCAACGAAATGTCCAGCTCTCTGGAGCAGTTGATGAGCCGACTGGAAGTCGTTCAGTCACAAATTCGTCAGCAATCCTCGCAACTGGCCGACCTCAAAGACCCAGCACCCGACGCAGCGACCGGTGCGGCCAGTCGCGAAGAGTTGGACCGAATTCTCCGGCGACTTTCTGAGAGCAGTGGCGCGTCGCGACAAAAATTCTCACTCATCCTCTTTGTCGCCGCGGATTACCAGCGTTTGCTTGAAGACGAAGGGCGTGAGTCGGCCGACGAATACATGCGGTTGACCGTACGTGCGATTTCCAGGACGCTCCAGGCTCAGGACCACATCGCCCGTTATCGGGAGGATACGTTCGCGATCGTATTGCCCGGAGCCGATAGCGGCGAGGCTCAAAATCTTTGCCGCCGATTGACCGCCATTGTCCTCGAAGACCAGAGCCCCAACCCCATGTCCCGTCCGACACTGAATCTCGTTTCTCCCCGGGCGAAAGAATCGCTACACGACCTGCTCCAGCGGGCTGAGGCCGGCTGTCCGCGCCCTGCTACGGCGAAGCTGGACTATCTCGCTGGCTCGACGAACTGGGAGTAA